TTTTTCTTTATAAAAAAATCGCACCCACTGCTATACCCACCACATAAGGGTATAAAATTGAACGTTTAATAATCAGCTTTTTGTTTTACCTCTAATTGTTTTTATACAGGTATTGCATGTACCTTTAGATACTCTTATACCAACAAATTTTTGGAGGGCATTATGTCAAAAAGATTTATTACTTCATTGGTAATGACATTATTCTTTGTGGGAAACCTTTCAGCGGCAACCATAGAAATTGATTCAAAATCGAATATATATGGCGCCGGGCACTCAGAGCCCCCAGCACCAACTGGTAATACTGCTGGAGCTGGAATACTCCCACCTGAATATTACATAACTGAAAATTCACCTTACATTTTGACTTTCTCAAGCATCACAGGATTGAAATCTTATAATAGCGGGGCTAACTGGTGGGATGCAGAAGGATATCAAATATGGGCTGATAGTAGGGCCTTCCCTTCTTGGGGTGGTATATCAGGCATGGAAACAAACTCATTTCAATTCTTGGCAGGCGTTTTCCTTGATGATAATGAGCCAATAGATCCGGCACCATTAAGTCTTGATTTTGGCCCTACAGGACTGACTCGAAATTTCACAGAAGTATCTCCGGAGTTAGCTCAACTCTTTTTTATTGGTAATGGAAAGACTGATTCGGGTTTGACACAATCATTTTTTATTCCTGAAAATGCTACTCGTTTATACTTAGGATTTATCGACACAAATACAGACGTACCAACACTCCTGCCAGGGTCTTATTTTGATAATGTCGGATCAGTTACAGCCACATTTGAAATTTCTTCAACTCCAGTTCCAGAACCATCAACAATACTACTTCTTTTAACTGGAATAATTGGACTTGCAGGGTACAGATTCAGAAAGGGCGGTCGAGTGCATTAAAAACTGATGCATCGTCCATTCCTATGCTAACAGGGCTCTCAGCGTTTTTTGAGGGCCTTATTTTATTACCTGATTATAATAGTCCCACACGAATAGAGGTAGAATGGGTTTTGCACTCCATGACTATAATGTTAAAGCTACCACTTAGAACCACAACTATTGCACTTAAAGGTCTTTGAAATATGTCCAATAGCAAATACTCCAATTAATGCCGCTGAACCTACTTTATTTTTAAGAGATATTTTTTCAATGTCGCTTGAACCACAAGTAGGGCATTTTGGAGAAATTGTTGTGCCTACCTGAGTAATTGGGCAGCCACAACTGGGGCATGATATTGCTCTTCTTGAAACATCCTTACCACAATCCGGACACGGGATTAATTTCACATCGGGCTTTAAAGCTTGTTCCTGTAATCTCTTTTCTACTTCATTAGATGTAGGTGCTGAAAAACCATTACCCTGTGTTTGCTTTTCGCTTTCCATAGCTGTCTCCTCTCGTTTTTGTGTAAAAGTGTTTTCTTGATTTTTTGTAACACAGCTATGTACAACAACAACTACTATCCCAATTCCAAACAATATCATGATTAATGATAAGGCTAATGAAATCTCTGAAAAAACTTGATAAAATGAAATTACTATAAAAGCAAGGACTATAATAATTATTGAACTGCAACCTATTAGAACTGCTGTGTCACCCCTACCAGTTAGCCTACTATCTGTTTTAAATGCTAAAATTTCATGAAGTGTAAGTTCATATCCGCAGATAGGACAGATATGTAAATTATCTCTGATTCCTTTATTACATCCAGGGCATAAAATAAAAGACGGAACTCCATTATCCATATGCAATTCCTTTTTTATGACATTTATAATCCTTGTATAAAACAGGCTACCAGAAATGAAAGATACTATTTATATTTTGATTTTATTTTGAGATGGACTATTTCTGTGTCCTGCTCGTACTTATAAATAGTATCTAGCAATTTACATACAAATATTTCGCGACACAAAAACTTTTAAATAAAATATTTTATCTTACTTTCACATCCTATACATATTTCATTGATAAAGTTCAAATGAATTATTATGGGCTATACCTTTGATCTGTAGGGATGTTCTTTTTAAAAATTGCCAAAGAGTTATTTTCAACCAGGATCAACGATCTCAGGCCTCAAGCTGGGTTGATATTGACCGGCACTCCGCTTTATGGAATGCCGGCCTGGAGGCTAAAAAGCCTGGAAACTCTCAAGCGTGTGGGATCCCTGAACAGAGGCCGGGGAGAATATTTTGCTCTATCGCATATAAAATATTTGAAAATTTTTTAATCTCTACTATCAGCTTATCCAACTTTTCCTCATCAGCCATGACACCATTGCAAAGATTAAAATGTGCTGATTCTCCTGGCCAGTCAAAACCCAGTGATATAAATTGATCATATGTCCTACACCTTTTAAAAATGTTGTAAAGATTCGCTGCCATAAGGGGATTTGGTAAAAGGTTAAATTCCGCAATCTGCTCGGTCAGGCACTTGCCATATTCAAGCCAGGTCTTAAGGCCATTCTGAATTGACTTAGCTTTTCCGATATACTGATCCTTCATGGCGTAATAACCGGTATCCAGCTCCTGCCTGAGTTCCGCAATAAATAACTCGTTCTGCAGGACGTTCTGCTGACCTTCAAGAGCCTGAATAGCAGCCGAGAGTTGCTCATTTTCTGTCAGTAAAGTGGTTATACGATTTACCCCGGATGAAATCGAGGCGGGTTTTCTTTCCTTGTCAGCTGCATTTATGATCAACCTGATATTTGAGGCCTTCAAGCTGTCTATTTCCTTTTCTTTATCGGCCTTTTCAGCCTTCAAGGATTCGATTTTTTCCTTGATACCATTGATTTCATTGGTTAATTCCGATACTGATTTCATGATTATTTACCTCCCCTTTTAAGAATACGGTCAACCAGGGCATCCTCAAGGAGGTCTTCCCGGGCCTCTTCCTTTGTCATGCCTTCAGCTTCTATAGCATTAAGAGCCTTTCTCTTCTCCACCGGATCTGAACTTCCAAGACCGATAATCCTGTTAACCATGGCGTCCTCTGACAATTCAGGCATAGAGGCCTGATCTGCTTCAACCATATCAGTATCATCCTCGCTTGTTGCAGGTGTATCCCTCTCAAGCCGTGAAAGCCTCTCAGATAAGCTGATATTGCTTTTTCCCAGCTTTGCAATCCTTTCCTCTGGTGTTGACTCATTGGTCCTTGATGCCGCAGAAACCCTCGAAGGTGTATAACCCTTTGGCCAATCCACGCTTATAACCCTCACTCCGCCTTCTATTGCATTCATCATTTTGTTTTCCTCCATTAAAATTGTTTATATATGTTTGGGTTCCCCGTGGGATTATTTTCTCAGTTTATATTTTCAAAAATTTGGTAACAATTTGTGGTCACTACCTCCTCCCCAAAACACATACCCCCCTATTTCGTGATTTTGGGAGGGGGGGGTATACTGACTGTCCCCTTCAATCAATCCTTTCCCTACCTGCCCTTGCTGCATCATGGCACTATATCCTTCCTTCAGTATCCATTAACCCCTTGCTACATGGCCTACCTATCTATGGCCTTAACAAGCAAGGAGGGAAACCCAGAGGCAACCCTTGCAAGGGGAGGTTTCCAGGCTCCTCGATCAAGCTGCCTCTGGGCAACTCATGACCCCGGAGGCACCCTGCATGTCGGACATAAGTCCAGTCTGTCAGGTGTGCCCCAGGGCAATACCATTCACTGAGGCTTTACCTCCTCAACAAGCCCATTCTTTTCAATCCAGTTCCGCAGGTTTAACGCTGTACAATTGTACTTTCTGGCAACATGGGCCTTAGACACCCCGGTCTTAAGCATGCTTATGATCTCTTCTTTGTACGGATCCAGCTTTGACTTACCAGGCCCTTGTGGCCTCCCCAACTTGACACCCTTTTCTTTTCGCACCCTCAAGGCCTCCTTCGTTCGTTTGGATATTAGATCCCGCTCAATCTCCGCTGCGATACTGAAGGCCATTGCGAGCACCTTAGATTCTATACTGCCATTTAGAGACCACTTATTCTTGATGTCATAGACTGCTACGTCTCTTTGCTTTAGGATTGAAAGGATTTCCATGATTTCTAACAAGCTCCTGCCCAACCTTGACAGCTCCGTAACAATAAGTTTGTCTCCAGGCTGTAAAGCCATAATCGCATCATAAAGCTTTCTTTCCTTCCAGGCCTTTGCTCCAGATGCAGTTTCCTCTATCCAGTGTACGCGCCCAAGGTTATGTTCATTTGCAAATGCAAGAACGCCTGATTTATCTTTTTCAAGATTCTGTGTATCGGTACTCACCCTTAGATATGCCACTGTCTTAAACTCCTTTTTTACCTCTGTTTCTTTTTTTCTCATGGCCTGACCCCCGTATATTAAATGAATATGTCATAAATGTATTTTAAATATATTCTTTAATATAATGAATGTCAACCATATTTATTATACTATTTAAATAATTAATAACGATCGTTTTCATTATCGTTATAGAAACTCCTTTTATCTTTTTTTAAGCATGGCTTCCATCTCTCTTTCTCATACCCTTTGGCGTCCTTTGAATTTTTGGCATTGGTTTTAGACCTTGAGCGCATTCGTAACCCGCACCGATTTTTAAAAGTTTCTCTTGGGTCATCACATCGCTACCCTCATCTCCTTCAATTTCCAAGAGGCCTGTGTATGCAGTTACCAGCTTTGATAACGCTGCAAGATCCGAAGCGCTGGGGGCCTTATCACCCTCCCTCAACTTCCGGGAACTAAGATTTATCAAACGACTTATCTCACTTGTCACCTTTTCTTTGTCCATTTATGCACCTCCATGTATTATCTTTGCCTTAATGTGCTTTAATATATACATTAACTTCACTTTCTATGCTGTATATGTGCATTATTATATCCATGTACGCGCCTCACACCAGATACTGACCACTTTTTTATCACCTTTTCCGGTAAACCTTTTATTGTTGTAATAATTATTGTAATTACACCCATTTAAAGAATCCTATTTTCTATTAAGGGGTGATTCACCACTTTGACAGCAGCTGTTTTCCACATGGCAACCAGCCCACATTTATTTAAATATTCTGTAAAAAAGTTCGGATTTTTAATGAAAAGTTTCATTGGTGTAATCTATCTCCCCGTCAAAAACTCGAATTACTGTTAACACATTCAGAAGGTCCTTTTTGTGATCCCGGATCTTTTTCAGCAAAGGTGTATCCACTTTTGAACCTGGCACACATTTAATTTTGCCCTCAGGTAGGGGTTCCAGGGTAATACCTTTTTGTTTACATTCGGCCAATATTTCGGTAATCATATGTTCACCTCTTCCTGTTACACACACAAAATATCTACATTTTGAGTCTCAGTCTGGTTTAAATCACCTGACTCAGAGCTGAAATTTTCTTTCTTTTTTCCTTTGGTTCTTTCCTTTTTTCTTTCTTTATCTACAGGTGTACCCCCGGGTTTGACGGCATTAAATTTGCCAGCATCGCCGTCATTGCCGTCTTTTATAAAAGGCTCCTTATCCCATTTTATGATTCCCTGCTTCCATGAATCCATTACCGGATAAATCCGTTTTTGATCATTCAACTTAAATGTCCGATAGAGCCCTTCCAAGTTTTTACTATTCTTTGTCCGGTAAATTTTGCAGGTGAAATACTCTTTTATTTTATCGAGCATGACAATGTGGTGGGATGCATGAATGGCAAACTGTCCGCCCACTGGTCTGTCAAGTCCTGGATGTTTTTGGGTCGCAAATATAGCGATGCCACCCTTGAGATTTCTCAATATCCGCTGAATCTGTGCATCAGTCTCGAACGGGTTCTGATCGGCCCGGATATAGTCAATCAGGACTATACACCGACCCTCTGGGATACTGTCTTCATACCCAGGACGCATGGGTATAACAGTTATATTTTTATGTGGTCTTGGAATTCCAAGTATATCCATGCGCTCTTTTATAGCGTTCAAGCTCCACTCTTCCGACACAATATGAAAGATCTTGTAATCTTGATAGTTATCAGCCATGATCTGAAAAAGAAAGGTTGACTTACCAGCGTCATATCGACCGGATACCTGCAATAATTGATTAATCTTTACGCTGATAAAATTATGTAACTCTAAGGGAAGGACAATATTAAAATTCAATTCATCTTCCTGAACCACTCCACCCAGGTCATAGCAATCAAGTGCAACAGCGCGCCGATAACCTCCGTGCAGATAATCGTCTTTTTTTAGAACACCCTCACTGCATAACCTTGATATATTTTTATAAACAATTTTTCGTTCATCACGTTTATAACAAGACAGGCCTTTGCAGATTTCGTCAACAGTAGTCTTTTGACCTGGAGCGACACAGAAATCAATATACTCACGCAAATCGGCCATAGTCGGCGCCGAATTCTTCATCTGTGAAGGCAGATCTTTTTCGGATGATATTCCATATCCCTGACCCGCTAAGGCCCTTGCAGCGGCTTTAAAATCGCCTTCATGTTCAAGCATTGCATATACCGCGAAAGAACTGTATGCAGTGTTAAGCTCGAAGGGGTCAGCGTTACTTGAGAAGACATAGAGGATTTTTCCATCTGTTAGTGTAGCGCTACAGCCTTTAACCTTTCCCGGTCTGGCATACTGTTCGCGCCCTTCTTTGTCTGTGCCTTTGAACATCCATCCGTGTCGTTCAAGAATGGGGTGAACATCACCTCGCTGATCAAAATCCTGTCCGGGTAAAAGATCCCCTGACTTTGTTTCCTGGTATCCTTTTTGTATCTGAGAAGGTTTAATATACTGATTGCAGGCCCTTGCAGCATCGATGAGGATAGCCCTTTCATCTTTCGATATGACTGGAATATCAGTAAAGCATCCTTGCTTAAGCTCATAACCCTTGGAAGGTGACACGAGGCAATAACCACCCTCGCCGCGCGTCTCAATCAGTGTGCCCTTATCTTCTGAGGATGCAAGCTTTGTGTTGCCGGGAATTATTATCTCGGGGCATCGATAAACGATATGGACTCCGTGCGGAGACACCTCCATAATTAATCGATCCAAGAGGCCTGGCGCCTCGACCTGTACGAATTTTGCCCACCCTTCAAAGGAAGCCGCATTCTGGTCAAAATCTATGATCTCAAGGGCTCCTGATACCCGCCCACATATAACAGCGATCTGCTGTTCCTGCCTAAACCATTGCTGGCACTCTTTGGGTGCCGCAATACGGTCTTGATACTCTGTCCATGATCCTAATGCAGGTGTTTTATCCCGATTGCAAGGAATGACAGATAGCCCTGCATCGCGGTATGTGAGTGCAGCATTAAGAATATTTTTACCCATGGTCTGAAAACCTCTATACTTGAAGTTCGACGCGTTTTTGATCACGGTATTTCACGATATCATCCAGGCTGTAACGTATACCCCTGTCACCCACAACCACATAGGCAGGCCCTCGCCCTTTACACCTCCAGTTCCTGACGGTTTGCACCGCCACCCCAAGCAACCGCGCGGCATCGGTATCGCGGACTAATTCGCTCATGTTATTCTTATTTTCGTGTATCATTTTTATCCTCCCTCGTTTTTTTGGTTTTTAACCCATGATACTTATTTTTATATTGCGGTATATACAGGCTAAGGGTGCACCTTTAATTGTCCTTTTTTTAGGTATGTAAAAATAAGAAAGGCCCTTGCTGAAACTACAGGGCCTTGAAGGTAAGAAAACTCAATGAAGTACTTTTTTATTTGATCATGGGTATGTTAGCTCTTTGTATCCACCTTGAACTAACCTCAGATATTCTTTATAATCTCTTTCGAAATCTTTCCGATAATCTTTCTGATGTTTTTCAGGATCGGTTCTAAATCTGGGAAAAAATTCTTTAGCAGCTTGTGTAAATGATACTCTCTTTGTTTGTTTTTTTTGAAGAGAGTTGTAAAGCCTGCCTATCTCCAGCAAGTGATCGAAATCGGTTGATAGTCGGCGTTCTTTTTTGGCAAATAATTTTTTTTCTTCTTTAGACATCGCTAAAAGGTCATCACAAATCATATCTACTAAAGCATGCAATTCCTTTTTTAATGAACCGGCATAGTTGACTTTCGACAAATCGACTTCAAGCTTAAAATAGCCATAACGTCGATAATCTACTTCAGCATAATGACTATAAAAATATTTTGGATAAAAGCGGAGCTCCTCACACTTAGGGTGCTTAGAAATTGCCTCATCGATGTTATTAGTTTTCGGAGAAAGACCTCTATAAATTTTATTAATTGTTTTTTTAATATCTTCAATCGATTTTTCCGGATCTATAAGGCATTCTCCTAAAAGCCCAAATCTTAATACTTGGTTTTTCTCCCACTCTGAAGGGAAAAATGATTCATGCTTTCTTTTTTCAATGGCCTCAGAATAGATCTTCTTATATTCATCATTATCTCTGAGAAATTCCCAGCGCCACTGTAAAAATTTATCTTGCCGTCGTCTTCTCTCTTGATATTCATTATCTTGTGATTTTTTAGGCATTTTCACCGCTCCTTTTTAAGACTTAATTTTTACAACATTCTTTTTATTGTCCCTTTCAGCTGTGACAGCTCCCAGGATGTTATCTACAACACCGGAGGCCTTTTTCAGGGCATCATCCCGCAGGTGACTATATCGCATTGTCATTATAGGGGACTTATGGGTTAATAGTTTTTGCAGTGTGTAAAGGTCAACCTGGCCGCTTGATGCCAACATTGAGGCATAGACATGCCGTAGGCCATGTAAAGGCCTGAAGTCAGCAGGTAGGCCCGCAGCTTGCTTAATCCGGTTCACCTGCTTACCAATATCAACCCGCTTATTCCCTCCGCGCCCAGGGAATAGGTATGTACTCTCTCTTTGATCAATGCCCTCCAGCACGTTCCTGGCGCCTTCATTCATGGGGATTTTTTGATCTATGCCGCCTTTAGGATCACGGAGAGTAATAAAACCTCTATCAAAGTCTATATCGTTCCATTGCAGACGAAACAGCTCACCCTTCCTCATGCCTGTAAAAAGAGCAAACTTCATCATATTTGCGGCTGTTTGATCTACATCATGGCTGTCCAGAACTTCCATAAGTTTTTCAAGCTGTGCAGGTGTTAAATCCTCTGTAGTCTGGTTGTTCAATCTTGGTATTTCAACCTTGAAAGATAATGCAGGGATTAAGCCTCTCTTGATTCCAAAATTTAAGGTCCTTCTGAGTAATTCAAGAATCCTTGCAGCAGTAGTCAATTTACCTTCCTTCTTGAGAGTAATTCTGAGCCTGTCTATATCCAAAGGGGAGAGGGCATAAGATTCCATTTTCCCGATGCCATGTCTCAGATACCGGTTAAACTTGTTCTGTTCATTTTTTAAGGCTTTATTGTCTGGAAAGGTGTCACAATACAGATCCCAGAGTTTTGCTATCGTCCAGCGGTTATCCTCTGCTTCCTTTTCAGCTTTCTCCTTTGAGCGCCTTTCAACATTCGGCAAAGACCGCCCTTCAATCTTTGAGGTCCGTATCTGGTTAGCTTTGGCAGCGGTCATATTGTCTTTGTATTGACGACCTGCCTTTTCCTGAATTCGCTTACCATTTATACGGTAATCAATGTAGTATATTCTCTCGATTTTGTGCCCTGAATTTGGCGCCCCTGTGCCTTCGATAAAATAAACACCCGGGTAGTCGGTGGGGAATCGTTTTTGTGCTGGCATATCAAGTCCTTTCACCTTTTTGGTGGGTATTGAAATCGAGTGGTTTTTTAAAATGCATCCATATACCTGCCTGTAATTTATACCCACCACTATACCCACCACAAAACATAAAAGTCAAGGTAAAATAAAGTAAGATAAAAAATACAGTAAACGCTTTAAGCCAGCACTGGCAAGGCCTTTCAAGTGCCTTCCGGTAAGTAGCGGTAAAATGAAGTAAATGGGCTTTTAGTGGCTGTTAACCACCCTGTCGATGGTTCGAGTCCGTCTCGGGGAGCCAAAAAATCCTGAGCCCGTTCACCCGAACGGGCTTTTTTTATTTGGGGAAATCATGCCTCAGTGGGTCTATGTAATCCAGAGTGAATTGAATGTGTGTTTTTTACAGATAGATACCCCGCAAAAAACATCTTTTCAATTGCTAATTTTATAGAACTGTTTAATATTTCTCGCTGAATAAGGCAAATTAATTAAAGGGCGTTTATATATCGACGTCTCTGAATAACTAGAGGGAAATTATGAGGAATATTATTGTTCATCCCGGGGCAAAAAACCTGGTATACGAGATAAGGGAGATTGTTAATATCGCTCAAAAGATTCAAAAAATGGGTGTGCCCATCATCTGGGAGA
The sequence above is drawn from the Desulfatiglans sp. genome and encodes:
- a CDS encoding PEP-CTERM sorting domain-containing protein (PEP-CTERM proteins occur, often in large numbers, in the proteomes of bacteria that also encode an exosortase, a predicted intramembrane cysteine proteinase. The presence of a PEP-CTERM domain at a protein's C-terminus predicts cleavage within the sorting domain, followed by covalent anchoring to some some component of the (usually Gram-negative) cell surface. Many PEP-CTERM proteins exhibit an unusual sequence composition that includes large numbers of potential glycosylation sites. Expression of one such protein has been shown restore the ability of a bacterium to form floc, a type of biofilm.) codes for the protein MSKRFITSLVMTLFFVGNLSAATIEIDSKSNIYGAGHSEPPAPTGNTAGAGILPPEYYITENSPYILTFSSITGLKSYNSGANWWDAEGYQIWADSRAFPSWGGISGMETNSFQFLAGVFLDDNEPIDPAPLSLDFGPTGLTRNFTEVSPELAQLFFIGNGKTDSGLTQSFFIPENATRLYLGFIDTNTDVPTLLPGSYFDNVGSVTATFEISSTPVPEPSTILLLLTGIIGLAGYRFRKGGRVH
- a CDS encoding recombinase family protein; translated protein: MRKKETEVKKEFKTVAYLRVSTDTQNLEKDKSGVLAFANEHNLGRVHWIEETASGAKAWKERKLYDAIMALQPGDKLIVTELSRLGRSLLEIMEILSILKQRDVAVYDIKNKWSLNGSIESKVLAMAFSIAAEIERDLISKRTKEALRVRKEKGVKLGRPQGPGKSKLDPYKEEIISMLKTGVSKAHVARKYNCTALNLRNWIEKNGLVEEVKPQ
- a CDS encoding tyrosine-type recombinase/integrase — translated: MPAQKRFPTDYPGVYFIEGTGAPNSGHKIERIYYIDYRINGKRIQEKAGRQYKDNMTAAKANQIRTSKIEGRSLPNVERRSKEKAEKEAEDNRWTIAKLWDLYCDTFPDNKALKNEQNKFNRYLRHGIGKMESYALSPLDIDRLRITLKKEGKLTTAARILELLRRTLNFGIKRGLIPALSFKVEIPRLNNQTTEDLTPAQLEKLMEVLDSHDVDQTAANMMKFALFTGMRKGELFRLQWNDIDFDRGFITLRDPKGGIDQKIPMNEGARNVLEGIDQRESTYLFPGRGGNKRVDIGKQVNRIKQAAGLPADFRPLHGLRHVYASMLASSGQVDLYTLQKLLTHKSPIMTMRYSHLRDDALKKASGVVDNILGAVTAERDNKKNVVKIKS